One region of Rhodocaloribacter litoris genomic DNA includes:
- the cysS gene encoding cysteine--tRNA ligase: MPSDPSFRLYNTLTNTVEPVVPREPGHLRFYACGPTVYAYAHIGNFRSFLTADLILRTAQALGWRTTYVTNITDVGHLTEDDLSDPSGEDRMMKALRSKEGQRFANIWDLARFYTQALLEDWRTLNLREPDVRPRATEHVAQQIRAIEQLVRQGHAYETRQGVYFHVPSFPDYGKLSGNREAGQLDRAVRDVVVDPEKRDPRDFALWKKDEKHLMQWYSPWGWGFPGWHIECSVMAMAYLGEELDLHTGGEDNIFPHHECEIAQSESLTGRPFARHWVHTRFLQVEGEKMSKSAGNFFTVRELVRPEHEGGRGVDPLALRMALIAGHYRQPYNFTLQTLKASLKHVERFREAAANVEAALEAGRPGEDRLGSRLEALYTQALAALCDDLNTPEAIARTLEGTRLILGFKEHLNAASARSARAWMERMNALLGILAPEHEAPPAHAPDPFAEQVEALLREREAARKARDFARADALRDELTALGIEVMDTPEGPRWRKKTRL; this comes from the coding sequence ATGCCCTCCGATCCCTCTTTCCGGCTGTACAATACGCTGACGAACACGGTCGAGCCGGTGGTGCCGCGCGAGCCCGGCCACCTCCGCTTCTATGCGTGCGGGCCGACGGTCTACGCCTACGCCCACATCGGCAACTTCCGCTCTTTCCTCACCGCCGACCTGATCCTGCGGACCGCGCAGGCACTCGGCTGGCGCACAACGTACGTGACGAACATCACCGACGTGGGCCACCTGACGGAAGACGACCTGAGCGACCCCTCGGGTGAGGACCGGATGATGAAGGCGCTCCGTTCGAAGGAAGGGCAGCGGTTCGCCAACATCTGGGACCTGGCCCGCTTCTACACGCAGGCGCTCCTCGAAGACTGGCGCACGCTCAACCTCCGCGAGCCGGACGTGCGGCCCCGCGCCACCGAACACGTCGCCCAGCAGATCCGCGCCATCGAGCAGCTCGTCCGGCAGGGCCACGCCTACGAAACCCGGCAGGGCGTCTACTTCCACGTCCCCAGCTTCCCCGACTACGGCAAGCTCTCGGGCAACCGGGAGGCCGGGCAACTCGACCGGGCCGTCCGGGACGTGGTGGTCGATCCGGAAAAACGTGACCCCCGTGACTTCGCCCTGTGGAAAAAGGACGAGAAGCACCTCATGCAATGGTACAGCCCGTGGGGATGGGGTTTCCCGGGCTGGCACATCGAGTGCTCGGTGATGGCGATGGCCTACCTGGGCGAAGAGCTCGACCTGCATACCGGCGGCGAGGACAACATCTTCCCCCACCACGAATGCGAGATCGCCCAGTCCGAAAGCCTGACCGGCAGGCCGTTCGCCCGCCACTGGGTCCACACGCGCTTCCTGCAGGTCGAGGGGGAGAAGATGTCCAAAAGCGCGGGCAACTTTTTCACGGTGCGCGAGCTGGTGCGGCCCGAGCACGAAGGAGGCCGGGGCGTCGACCCGCTGGCGCTGCGGATGGCGCTCATCGCCGGGCACTACCGCCAGCCGTACAACTTCACGCTCCAGACGCTGAAGGCCAGCCTCAAGCACGTCGAACGTTTCCGCGAGGCGGCGGCGAACGTCGAGGCGGCCCTCGAAGCCGGGCGGCCGGGTGAGGACCGGCTCGGTTCCCGGCTGGAGGCGCTCTACACCCAGGCCCTGGCCGCCCTGTGCGACGACCTGAACACCCCGGAAGCCATCGCCCGGACGCTCGAAGGCACCCGCCTCATCCTGGGTTTCAAGGAGCACCTGAATGCGGCCTCGGCCCGCAGCGCCCGCGCCTGGATGGAACGCATGAACGCGCTGCTGGGCATCCTCGCCCCCGAGCACGAAGCCCCGCCGGCGCATGCCCCCGATCCCTTCGCCGAACAGGTCGAGGCGCTCCTGCGCGAACGGGAA
- the bamA gene encoding outer membrane protein assembly factor BamA, whose protein sequence is MLTRLLPLLFWALLAGLPVRAQTLPAGEEPAQLTAYDRPVPLTIVDIAVEGVEEPLRAFVRKASGLRVGQRVEVPGDPALSAAVRALYRVGLFEDVKLLEAGREGGSVRLLLRVRPVPRLTELAFEGVGGRDRQALERDLPLFPGAYVRPSDLVRAEQIIRRHFVRQGYPLVKVRVERAGTGDGGLRLTFAVERGPHVEVAALEIEGNRALSDGTLRNVMKTRPPPWWRFWRKAPFNPDVYREDLDRLLALYRERGYYDARIVRDTTYLRYEDDNPEMVVEVEVAEGPRYHIRHVVWRGNEVFPGETLTEALGLRPGDPYNGTRLEENLYFNEAGTDVTSRYMNRGYLRFNVVPSVQVVEGDSLDLIFEVFEGDVYTFGEIEIAGNYAVREHVIRRELATVPGRPFSRAAIQTSLMRLIGLGLFDPAVLAAGPEIRVDEARKTVDLTYRVGEVRRNPLSLGGSYTGDLILQVGLNLDNFSLGNLFRPSTWNPLPAGDGQQLALGVQTTGADYQRYSLDFVEPWFRGRPEPLGVSVSYARIADGFRSGTDGAGGLQAWSARVFHDRRLATHLTLSAGLRYRHFDNRGWSTSLPEGRSHELVVMPGLTYGTLDHPVLPRRGVLARLGVELAPAPGTVPYHKWRLQGRALVPLTTRLGLEVSADLGYTASLTGAPQAFRRFMVGGSPFDAQGFDTFFGEDLVYLRGYPARAIGPRDAEGRPVGGRLLTKYTAELQWHAVRKPRLAIVPYLFFDAANTWSSPAAYRPGDLFRAAGVGLRMTLPVLGFVEVSYGYNLDRFAPFGDHDGGRGWRLQFTLGRSFGF, encoded by the coding sequence ATGTTGACCCGCCTGCTGCCGTTGCTGTTCTGGGCGTTGCTTGCCGGCCTGCCGGTCCGGGCGCAGACCTTGCCGGCCGGGGAGGAGCCGGCCCAACTGACGGCCTACGACCGGCCGGTGCCGCTCACCATCGTGGACATCGCCGTGGAAGGGGTGGAGGAGCCGCTCCGGGCGTTCGTGAGGAAGGCGAGCGGGCTTCGGGTGGGACAGCGCGTGGAGGTGCCGGGCGACCCGGCCCTTTCCGCCGCCGTGCGGGCGCTCTACCGGGTGGGGCTGTTCGAGGACGTGAAGTTGCTCGAAGCCGGGCGTGAAGGCGGGAGCGTGCGGCTCCTGCTGCGCGTCAGGCCGGTGCCTCGCCTCACGGAACTTGCCTTCGAAGGTGTGGGCGGGCGGGACCGGCAGGCCCTCGAACGGGACCTGCCCCTGTTTCCCGGTGCCTACGTTCGCCCGTCCGATCTCGTCCGGGCCGAGCAGATCATCCGCCGGCATTTCGTGCGGCAAGGCTATCCCCTCGTGAAGGTCCGTGTGGAACGTGCCGGGACGGGCGACGGCGGGCTGCGGCTCACCTTCGCGGTCGAACGCGGGCCGCACGTGGAGGTGGCCGCCCTCGAGATCGAGGGCAACCGGGCCCTCTCGGACGGCACCCTCCGCAACGTGATGAAGACCCGGCCACCACCCTGGTGGCGCTTCTGGCGGAAGGCTCCCTTCAACCCCGACGTTTACCGGGAGGACCTCGACCGCCTGCTCGCCCTCTACCGCGAACGTGGCTACTACGACGCCCGCATCGTCCGGGACACGACCTACCTGCGGTACGAGGACGACAACCCGGAGATGGTCGTCGAAGTGGAGGTCGCGGAAGGACCACGCTACCACATCCGCCACGTCGTATGGCGGGGCAACGAGGTCTTCCCGGGCGAAACCCTCACCGAGGCCCTCGGTCTCCGTCCCGGCGATCCCTACAACGGCACCCGCCTCGAAGAAAACCTGTATTTCAACGAAGCCGGGACCGACGTCACCAGCCGTTACATGAACCGGGGCTACCTGCGCTTCAACGTGGTTCCATCGGTTCAGGTCGTCGAAGGGGACTCCCTCGATCTCATCTTCGAGGTGTTCGAGGGCGACGTCTACACGTTCGGAGAGATCGAGATCGCCGGTAATTACGCGGTGCGGGAGCACGTCATCCGGCGGGAGCTGGCGACGGTGCCGGGCCGGCCCTTCAGCCGGGCGGCCATCCAGACCTCCCTCATGCGGCTGATCGGGCTCGGCCTGTTCGATCCGGCGGTGCTGGCCGCCGGGCCCGAGATCCGCGTCGACGAGGCGCGGAAGACGGTCGATCTGACCTATCGCGTAGGCGAGGTGCGGCGGAATCCTCTGAGCCTGGGAGGCAGCTATACGGGCGACCTGATCCTGCAGGTGGGGCTGAACCTGGACAACTTCTCGCTCGGCAACCTCTTCAGACCCTCGACCTGGAACCCGCTGCCGGCCGGCGACGGGCAACAGCTTGCCCTCGGCGTGCAGACGACCGGCGCGGATTACCAGCGGTACAGCCTCGACTTCGTCGAACCGTGGTTTCGAGGGCGTCCCGAGCCGCTGGGGGTTTCGGTCTCCTACGCCCGCATCGCCGACGGCTTCCGGTCCGGCACGGACGGGGCGGGCGGGCTGCAGGCCTGGTCCGCCCGTGTCTTTCACGATCGCCGCCTGGCCACGCACCTGACGCTCTCGGCCGGCCTCCGGTATCGCCATTTCGACAACCGGGGCTGGAGCACCTCGCTGCCGGAGGGCCGGAGCCACGAACTGGTGGTGATGCCGGGGTTAACCTACGGCACGCTCGATCATCCCGTCCTCCCGCGCCGGGGGGTGCTCGCCCGCCTCGGGGTGGAGCTGGCGCCGGCGCCGGGCACGGTGCCGTACCACAAATGGCGCCTGCAGGGCCGGGCGCTGGTGCCGCTCACCACGCGGCTCGGCCTCGAGGTGTCGGCGGACCTCGGCTACACGGCCTCGCTCACCGGAGCGCCGCAGGCATTTCGGCGCTTCATGGTGGGCGGTTCTCCGTTCGACGCACAGGGGTTCGACACTTTCTTCGGCGAGGACCTCGTCTACCTGCGGGGCTATCCGGCCCGGGCCATCGGGCCGCGGGATGCCGAAGGACGGCCCGTGGGCGGGCGGCTGCTGACGAAGTATACCGCCGAACTCCAGTGGCACGCCGTCCGGAAGCCCCGGCTGGCGATCGTGCCCTATCTTTTCTTCGACGCCGCCAACACCTGGAGCAGCCCGGCGGCCTACCGGCCGGGCGATCTGTTCCGGGCCGCCGGCGTGGGCCTGCGCATGACCCTGCCCGTGCTGGGCTTCGTCGAGGTCAGCTACGGATACAATCTCGACCGGTTCGCCCCGTTCGGCGACCACGACGGCGGTCGCGGCTGGCGCCTGCAGTTCACCCTGGGCCGCAGCTTCGGCTTCTGA
- a CDS encoding RNA polymerase sigma factor: MNLPADEAEQRLVARARQGDRQAFRTLVDRFQDEIAATVVALLGPGPEVDDVVQDTFIRFYEALDDFRGEAKVSTYLKRIAVNRALDVLRRRKRNLARFLRRDAADPGRLEGTLHADTEVEEEDAVEQRERQVLVYRALDRLSPKHRAVVVLRLIEGYSTAETAAMLGIPYGTVLSRLSRALEKLRNDLAPYFSGTLPGDRAENQSQGHEQA; encoded by the coding sequence TTGAACCTCCCGGCCGATGAGGCCGAACAGCGGCTGGTGGCCCGTGCCCGGCAAGGAGACCGGCAGGCGTTCCGCACCCTCGTCGACCGTTTTCAGGATGAGATCGCCGCCACGGTGGTGGCCCTGCTGGGACCGGGGCCGGAGGTGGACGACGTGGTGCAGGACACCTTCATCCGCTTCTATGAAGCCCTGGACGATTTCCGGGGAGAAGCGAAGGTGAGCACCTACCTGAAACGCATCGCCGTCAACCGCGCCCTCGACGTGCTGCGGCGAAGAAAACGAAACCTGGCCCGCTTCCTCCGCCGCGATGCAGCCGACCCCGGCCGTCTCGAAGGGACCCTCCACGCGGACACGGAGGTCGAAGAGGAGGATGCGGTGGAACAGCGGGAGCGGCAGGTGCTCGTCTATCGTGCCCTCGACCGGCTCTCGCCGAAGCACCGGGCCGTCGTCGTGCTGCGCCTGATCGAAGGGTACTCCACGGCGGAGACGGCAGCGATGCTGGGCATCCCCTACGGGACCGTGCTCTCCCGGCTGAGCCGGGCCCTGGAGAAGCTACGCAATGACCTGGCTCCCTATTTTTCCGGAACGCTTCCGGGCGACCGGGCCGAAAACCAGTCTCAAGGCCATGAACAAGCATGA
- a CDS encoding anti-sigma factor family protein — MNKHDAEQLLRWLDGAMTPEEAAAWERRMAASPGLRARAEEMRQLRQTLQASVGAGAAQVLKPFFTDRLMRRLQPVASRSREEAFAAALATLFRPVLVASLALIMVLAAYNLTFRADDAEQPAAEAVLGLPPVTLTAAYELDL, encoded by the coding sequence ATGAACAAGCATGATGCGGAACAGCTGCTGCGCTGGCTCGACGGCGCCATGACCCCCGAGGAGGCGGCGGCCTGGGAGCGCCGGATGGCCGCTTCGCCCGGGCTCCGGGCCCGGGCGGAGGAGATGCGGCAACTCCGGCAAACGCTGCAGGCCTCCGTTGGGGCCGGGGCCGCACAGGTCCTGAAGCCTTTCTTCACGGATCGCCTCATGCGGCGCCTGCAGCCGGTGGCGAGCCGGTCCCGTGAGGAAGCCTTTGCCGCGGCCCTGGCGACCCTCTTCCGGCCCGTGCTGGTGGCCAGCCTGGCCCTGATCATGGTGCTGGCCGCCTACAACCTGACGTTCCGGGCCGATGACGCAGAGCAGCCGGCCGCCGAAGCCGTGCTGGGGCTGCCGCCCGTCACCCTGACGGCCGCCTACGAACTCGACCTCTGA
- a CDS encoding efflux RND transporter periplasmic adaptor subunit: MKKLLPILLVLVLGGAGWWYFVRDGGPAVNPYRFVTIERGDLEAVVSATGRLEAVTTVQVGTQVSGIISDIFVDFNDHVRKGQVIARIDTTLLVSAIRDAEATLERNLAQLEHARREFDRIRDLFEKNFTTEVEYNQAKYNYDVAQAAVKSARVNLERAQRNLGYATIRAPISGVVVERNVDVGQTVQASFSAPQLFLIANDLAKMQILALVDESDIGHIHEGQAVRFTVQAYDDAVFTGTVRQVRLQSQIQENVVNYTVVVDVDNRDGKLLPGMTATVEFIIDRREDVLKVPNAALRFRPTEAMLEAARARLAQRRANLPDSVRTRFAERGRAGGLAGAFSGDGFPGGFGGQRPANVAVLWYLDENGRPAMTRVRTGLSDGQATEIEGPGVEEGMQVIAGVTQVAADEGPANPFQNNQGGFRRPGGF, from the coding sequence ATGAAAAAGTTGCTTCCCATCCTGCTCGTGCTTGTCCTGGGCGGAGCCGGGTGGTGGTACTTCGTACGGGACGGCGGGCCGGCCGTCAACCCGTACCGCTTCGTCACCATCGAACGGGGTGACCTGGAGGCCGTCGTCTCGGCGACCGGACGCCTGGAGGCCGTCACCACCGTGCAGGTGGGCACGCAGGTCTCCGGCATCATCTCGGACATTTTCGTCGACTTCAACGACCATGTCCGCAAGGGACAGGTCATCGCCCGGATCGACACGACGCTGCTCGTGAGTGCCATCCGGGATGCCGAGGCCACGCTGGAGCGAAACCTGGCGCAGCTCGAACACGCCCGGCGCGAGTTCGACCGCATCCGCGACCTGTTCGAGAAAAACTTCACCACCGAGGTCGAATACAACCAGGCGAAATACAACTACGACGTGGCGCAGGCGGCGGTGAAGTCGGCCCGGGTGAACCTGGAACGGGCGCAGCGCAACCTGGGCTATGCGACGATCCGGGCGCCGATCTCGGGCGTGGTGGTCGAGCGCAACGTGGATGTGGGGCAGACCGTGCAGGCCAGCTTCTCCGCGCCCCAGCTCTTTCTGATTGCCAACGACCTGGCCAAGATGCAGATCCTGGCCCTGGTCGATGAGAGCGACATCGGGCACATCCACGAGGGACAGGCGGTGCGCTTCACGGTGCAGGCCTACGACGACGCGGTCTTCACCGGCACGGTGCGCCAGGTTCGCCTGCAATCCCAGATCCAGGAGAACGTGGTCAATTACACCGTGGTGGTGGACGTGGACAACCGGGACGGCAAGCTCTTGCCCGGCATGACGGCCACCGTGGAGTTCATCATCGACCGGCGTGAGGATGTGCTGAAGGTACCCAACGCGGCCCTGCGTTTCCGTCCTACCGAGGCCATGCTCGAAGCGGCCCGCGCACGCCTGGCGCAGCGGCGGGCGAACCTGCCGGACTCGGTGCGCACCCGGTTCGCGGAACGCGGGCGGGCCGGCGGGCTGGCGGGGGCCTTCTCCGGCGACGGCTTCCCCGGCGGTTTCGGCGGGCAACGCCCCGCCAACGTGGCCGTCCTCTGGTACCTCGACGAAAACGGCCGGCCCGCCATGACCCGCGTCCGCACCGGCCTGAGCGACGGGCAGGCAACCGAGATCGAGGGCCCCGGGGTCGAAGAAGGGATGCAGGTCATCGCCGGGGTCACGCAGGTAGCCGCCGACGAGGGGCCGGCCAACCCGTTCCAGAACAACCAGGGAGGCTTCCGGCGGCCGGGCGGGTTCTGA
- a CDS encoding ABC transporter ATP-binding protein — MENDVVIRVEGVTKVYRMGKNEVHALRGIDLSVRQGEMIAVMGASGSGKSTLMNILGCLDYPTTGTYELDGVRVDRLSKSQLADLRNRKIGFVFQGFNLLPRTTALENVELPLLYDRSGRRLKTKELARAALERVGLGDRLDHEPSELSGGQQQRVAIARALVTSPALLLADEPTGNLDSRTSIEVLALFQELNEQGITLLIVTHEHDIAQYTRRIVELRDGRIIRDEPVRNRRLAREDLLQLEPLETVP, encoded by the coding sequence ATGGAAAACGACGTCGTCATACGGGTCGAGGGGGTGACGAAGGTGTACCGGATGGGCAAGAACGAAGTCCACGCCCTGCGCGGCATCGATCTGTCCGTCCGGCAGGGGGAGATGATCGCCGTCATGGGGGCCTCCGGCTCGGGCAAGTCGACGCTGATGAACATCCTCGGCTGTCTCGACTACCCCACCACCGGCACGTACGAGCTCGACGGCGTTCGGGTGGACCGGCTCTCGAAAAGCCAGCTGGCCGACCTGCGCAACCGGAAGATCGGCTTCGTCTTTCAGGGGTTCAACCTGTTGCCCCGCACGACGGCGCTGGAGAACGTAGAGCTGCCGCTGCTCTACGACCGGTCCGGAAGACGTCTGAAGACGAAGGAGCTGGCGCGGGCCGCGCTGGAGCGCGTGGGCCTGGGGGACCGGCTCGATCATGAACCGAGCGAACTCTCGGGCGGGCAGCAGCAGCGCGTCGCCATTGCGCGGGCCCTCGTGACCAGCCCGGCGCTCCTCCTGGCCGACGAGCCGACCGGCAACCTGGACAGCCGGACCTCCATCGAGGTGCTGGCCCTGTTTCAGGAACTGAACGAGCAGGGCATCACCCTCCTGATTGTCACCCACGAGCACGACATCGCGCAGTACACCCGCCGGATCGTCGAACTCCGGGATGGCCGCATCATCCGGGACGAACCCGTCCGCAACCGTCGCCTCGCCCGTGAGGATCTCCTGCAGCTTGAACCCCTGGAGACCGTCCCATGA
- a CDS encoding ABC transporter permease has protein sequence MRAIILIKVAGKSIFKNKMRTLLTMLGIIIGVGAVIMMVAIGDGAREQIQNRINSLGTNLIVITPGTSNQGGVSRGAGSFNRLTLADAEKLKRESLYLSAVSPVVFTMSQVIGGQGNWRTRINGVDTDYQIIRDWPLRYGRFFDPGEVRAMRKVAVLGKTVADQLFPGVDPTGQQVRIRNVPFQVIGVLEAKGKTAEGTDQDDVVLAPYTTVQSRLSGWSRIFQILASTSSPADIPAAQEEIRLIMRESHGLAEWEEDDFEVRNQADLAAAAQGTTEVMTMLLFAIASISLLVGGIGIMNIMLVSVTERTREIGIRMAIGARGADVLTQFLVESIVMSIVGGLIGVLVGFAGTAILERLTGWGTAISPETVFIALVFSAAVGIFFGFYPARKAASLNPIEALRYE, from the coding sequence ATGAGAGCGATTATCCTGATCAAGGTGGCCGGCAAGAGCATCTTCAAGAACAAGATGCGGACGCTGCTGACCATGCTCGGCATCATCATCGGCGTGGGCGCCGTCATCATGATGGTGGCCATCGGCGACGGGGCACGGGAGCAGATCCAGAACCGGATCAACAGCCTGGGCACGAACCTGATCGTCATCACCCCGGGGACCAGTAACCAGGGCGGGGTGAGCCGGGGCGCCGGCAGCTTCAACCGCCTCACCCTCGCCGACGCCGAAAAGCTCAAGCGCGAGAGCCTTTATCTCTCGGCCGTCTCGCCCGTCGTCTTCACGATGAGCCAGGTCATCGGGGGGCAGGGCAACTGGCGCACCCGCATCAACGGGGTCGATACCGACTACCAGATCATCCGCGACTGGCCGCTCCGCTACGGGCGCTTCTTCGACCCGGGCGAGGTGCGCGCGATGCGCAAGGTGGCCGTGCTCGGCAAGACCGTCGCCGATCAGTTGTTCCCCGGCGTCGATCCCACCGGCCAGCAGGTCCGTATCCGCAACGTGCCGTTCCAGGTCATCGGCGTGCTCGAAGCCAAGGGCAAGACGGCCGAGGGGACGGACCAGGACGACGTCGTGCTGGCCCCCTACACGACCGTGCAGAGCCGCCTGAGCGGCTGGAGCCGCATCTTCCAGATCCTGGCAAGTACCTCGTCCCCGGCCGACATCCCGGCGGCACAGGAGGAGATCCGGCTGATCATGCGGGAGTCACACGGGCTGGCCGAGTGGGAGGAGGACGACTTCGAGGTCCGCAACCAGGCGGACCTGGCCGCGGCGGCCCAGGGTACCACCGAGGTGATGACCATGCTGCTCTTTGCCATCGCGTCGATCTCGCTGCTCGTCGGCGGCATCGGTATCATGAACATCATGCTCGTCTCTGTGACCGAGCGCACCCGTGAGATCGGCATCCGTATGGCCATCGGGGCACGCGGGGCGGACGTGCTCACGCAGTTCCTCGTCGAGAGCATCGTCATGAGCATCGTGGGCGGGCTCATCGGCGTCCTGGTGGGTTTTGCCGGCACGGCCATCCTCGAACGGCTGACCGGCTGGGGCACGGCCATTTCCCCGGAGACGGTGTTCATCGCCCTCGTCTTCTCGGCCGCCGTCGGCATCTTCTTCGGCTTCTATCCCGCCCGCAAGGCGGCCTCGCTCAATCCCATCGAGGCCCTCCGGTATGAATGA
- a CDS encoding MogA/MoaB family molybdenum cofactor biosynthesis protein — protein sequence MSYETHKEAARETPVRCAVFTVSDTRTEATDLSGALMKSRLSEAGCEVACYRIIPDEPDEITALLDAWAGRVEVILFNGGTGISRRDTTYDALSARLEKTLPGFGELFRMLSFEEIGPGAMLSRATAGVYRDTLVFATPGSTNAVRLALDRLIVPELRHLVWEILRQA from the coding sequence ATGAGCTACGAAACGCATAAGGAGGCCGCCCGCGAAACGCCGGTCCGCTGCGCCGTCTTCACCGTCAGCGACACGCGCACGGAAGCCACCGACCTGAGCGGCGCGCTCATGAAAAGCCGCCTGAGCGAGGCCGGGTGCGAGGTGGCCTGCTACCGCATCATCCCCGACGAGCCGGACGAGATCACGGCCCTGCTCGACGCCTGGGCCGGGCGCGTGGAGGTCATCCTGTTCAACGGGGGCACCGGCATCAGCCGCCGCGACACCACCTACGACGCCCTGTCCGCCCGCCTGGAAAAGACGCTGCCCGGCTTCGGCGAACTCTTCCGCATGCTCTCGTTCGAGGAGATCGGCCCCGGCGCAATGCTCTCCCGGGCCACGGCCGGCGTCTACCGGGACACGCTCGTCTTCGCCACCCCCGGCTCCACGAACGCCGTCCGCCTGGCCCTCGACCGCCTCATCGTCCCCGAACTGCGCCACCTCGTGTGGGAGATTCTGCGCCAGGCATGA
- the yidD gene encoding membrane protein insertion efficiency factor YidD: MVRTLVRLPRLLLIGLVRLYQLVLAPHLPSSCRYTPTCSAYAIEALQRYGAVRGLILTVYRLGRCHPWGGHGYDPPRWFGEPKPFPGTTLPARTHDEAAGDAPTPPPAVQDELRNA; encoded by the coding sequence ATGGTACGCACCCTCGTTCGGTTACCCCGCCTGTTGCTGATCGGGCTGGTCCGTCTCTACCAGCTCGTGCTGGCACCGCACCTGCCGTCGAGTTGCCGGTATACGCCCACGTGCTCGGCCTATGCCATCGAGGCGTTGCAACGGTACGGCGCCGTCAGGGGGCTCATCCTGACGGTCTATCGCCTGGGGCGTTGCCACCCGTGGGGCGGGCACGGGTACGACCCGCCCCGCTGGTTCGGCGAGCCGAAACCCTTCCCCGGAACCACCCTCCCGGCACGCACGCACGACGAGGCGGCCGGCGACGCGCCCACACCTCCCCCGGCCGTGCAAGATGAGCTACGAAACGCATAA
- a CDS encoding cell wall hydrolase: MHRLLAILLFLAVPGIGPVAAQPDDVRERLRRLDPRAMDEVVWLARCILSESDHPHEQRLVAWVVRNRVETGFRGTTYRDVVLEPRQFSAFNDPTPRRAYLLSLDAYTDNPAWHNALKIALDVYEAPPGERPFPITVRHFYSPVSMQHHEAPPWARLAAPLDAARLGVDPARFRFFDGIDETLDPAPASTRAARVAEQIERRHRDRRTGLSSLRERMRSRLSGRVPRPARPRVGHRQP, from the coding sequence ATGCATCGCCTGCTCGCGATCCTTCTGTTCCTGGCCGTGCCAGGCATCGGCCCGGTCGCCGCACAACCGGACGACGTGCGGGAGCGCCTCCGTCGCCTCGACCCGCGCGCCATGGACGAGGTGGTCTGGCTGGCCCGTTGCATCCTGTCCGAAAGCGACCACCCGCACGAGCAGCGGCTCGTCGCCTGGGTAGTACGCAACCGTGTCGAGACCGGCTTCCGGGGAACGACCTACCGCGACGTCGTGCTCGAACCACGGCAGTTCAGCGCCTTCAACGACCCGACGCCCCGCCGGGCCTACCTGCTCAGCCTGGACGCCTACACGGACAATCCGGCCTGGCACAACGCCCTGAAGATCGCCCTCGACGTATACGAGGCCCCGCCGGGCGAGCGTCCCTTCCCCATCACCGTGCGTCATTTCTACAGCCCGGTCTCGATGCAGCACCACGAGGCGCCCCCCTGGGCTCGCCTGGCCGCACCGCTCGACGCCGCCCGGCTCGGCGTCGACCCGGCGCGCTTCCGGTTCTTCGACGGCATCGACGAGACACTCGACCCGGCGCCGGCGTCTACACGGGCGGCGCGGGTGGCGGAGCAGATCGAGCGGCGACACCGGGACCGCCGGACCGGCCTCAGCAGCCTTCGGGAGCGGATGCGCTCGCGCCTGAGCGGGCGGGTCCCGCGCCCGGCACGTCCCCGCGTGGGTCACCGGCAACCGTGA